One window of the Klebsiella oxytoca genome contains the following:
- a CDS encoding amidase has product MQDDIRAFMPYPPHPVAHALSGPLSGLTFAVKDLFDVAGYPTGGGNPHLLALSGVKTRTAPVVQKLLDNGARFIGKTHTSELAYSMSGHNVHYGTPRNGAAPNHIPGGSSSGSASAVSNEACDFALGSDTGGSVRTPASYCGLYGLRPTHGRISLDGCQPLCATMDTCGFFARSPEVFSAVAACLFSDERVDISRVRLASHDGLFSRLPPRSQQALLPVRQSIERFFGAVTPLGALLPDVDDIYLAFRQIQGYEAWQAQGVTIERYGLQLGPDVRERFFWGKAVTRAQFDAACQQRERFSAWWDAQLGDAVLVMPTVPDGAPLLTAQAEEIEAVRRLSHDLLLISVMTQRPQVTLPVARTGGLPLGISFLGPRGSDRLLVELAAAFMQGDRNEQ; this is encoded by the coding sequence ATGCAGGATGATATTCGCGCTTTTATGCCCTATCCGCCGCATCCGGTGGCGCATGCGCTCAGCGGGCCGCTGAGCGGGTTAACTTTTGCGGTCAAAGATCTGTTTGACGTAGCGGGCTACCCCACCGGCGGCGGCAATCCGCATCTGCTGGCGCTGTCCGGGGTGAAAACCCGCACCGCGCCGGTGGTGCAAAAATTGTTAGATAATGGCGCGCGCTTTATCGGTAAAACCCATACCAGCGAGCTGGCGTATTCGATGAGCGGGCACAACGTGCATTATGGCACCCCGCGCAACGGCGCCGCGCCGAATCATATCCCCGGCGGATCGTCGTCCGGCTCGGCGTCGGCGGTATCGAACGAGGCGTGCGACTTTGCCCTCGGCAGCGATACCGGCGGCTCGGTACGCACTCCCGCCAGCTATTGCGGATTGTACGGCCTGCGTCCGACCCACGGGAGAATCTCCCTCGACGGCTGTCAGCCGCTGTGTGCCACCATGGATACCTGCGGCTTCTTTGCCCGCTCGCCGGAAGTCTTTTCTGCCGTTGCCGCCTGCCTGTTCAGTGATGAGAGAGTGGATATTAGCCGCGTTCGGCTGGCCAGCCATGATGGACTGTTTTCCCGCCTGCCGCCGCGCAGCCAGCAGGCGCTGCTACCGGTGCGCCAGAGCATTGAGCGCTTTTTTGGCGCGGTAACGCCGCTCGGCGCGCTGCTGCCGGACGTGGATGATATCTATCTCGCCTTCCGCCAGATTCAGGGCTACGAAGCGTGGCAGGCGCAGGGCGTAACTATTGAGCGCTACGGCCTGCAACTGGGGCCGGACGTCCGCGAACGCTTCTTTTGGGGTAAAGCGGTCACCCGCGCGCAGTTTGACGCCGCCTGCCAGCAGCGCGAGCGTTTTAGCGCCTGGTGGGACGCGCAGTTGGGCGATGCGGTTTTAGTGATGCCGACGGTTCCCGACGGCGCGCCGCTGCTGACGGCGCAGGCGGAAGAGATAGAAGCGGTCCGCCGCCTGTCTCACGATCTGCTGTTAATTTCCGTGATGACCCAACGTCCGCAGGTGACGCTGCCGGTCGCCCGGACGGGCGGACTGCCGCTGGGAATTTCATTTTTAGGGCCGCGCGGCAGCGATCGTCTGCTGGTTGAGCTGGCCGCCGCGTTTATGCAAGGAGACCGAAATGAGCAGTGA
- a CDS encoding DMT family transporter, giving the protein MHKTEPGPWSGWLNGLLGVIIFSGSLPATRLAVLDMDPFLLTFLRASIAGLLAILLVVSFREKCPRLSQLLPLAIVSSGVVIGFPLLTALALQHVTSAHSIVFIGLLPLMTAIFGVLRGGERPRRAFWIFSIIGSLLVVGFALTQNAAASLSGDLLMLAAVIACGLGYAEGAKLTRELGGWQVICWALIIALPFMLIASSLARPASWSTISISSWIALGYVSLFSMLIGFIFWYKGLAAGGIAAVGQLQLLQPFFGLGLSAVLLHETVSPLMLAVTLGVVLCVMGSRKFSR; this is encoded by the coding sequence GTGCATAAAACGGAGCCGGGACCATGGTCCGGATGGCTTAATGGTTTACTGGGCGTCATCATTTTTAGCGGTTCGCTGCCCGCAACGCGTCTGGCGGTGCTGGATATGGATCCGTTCCTGCTAACCTTTCTGCGCGCCTCCATCGCCGGGCTCCTCGCCATCTTACTGGTGGTAAGTTTTCGCGAAAAATGCCCGCGCCTGTCGCAGCTTTTGCCGCTGGCGATTGTCTCGTCAGGCGTGGTGATCGGCTTTCCGCTGCTCACGGCGCTGGCCCTACAGCACGTCACCTCAGCGCATTCGATTGTTTTCATCGGGCTATTGCCGCTGATGACCGCTATTTTCGGCGTACTGCGCGGTGGTGAACGTCCGCGCCGCGCTTTCTGGATCTTTTCTATTATTGGCAGTCTGCTGGTGGTGGGATTCGCCCTGACGCAAAATGCGGCGGCGTCGCTCAGCGGCGATCTGCTGATGCTGGCGGCGGTTATCGCCTGCGGCTTAGGCTATGCGGAGGGAGCAAAGCTGACGAGAGAGCTCGGCGGTTGGCAGGTGATTTGCTGGGCGCTGATTATCGCGCTGCCTTTTATGCTGATCGCCTCGTCGCTCGCCCGGCCAGCGTCGTGGAGCACCATCTCGATTTCCTCCTGGATTGCGCTCGGCTATGTGTCGCTCTTTAGCATGCTTATCGGTTTTATCTTCTGGTACAAAGGGCTGGCCGCAGGCGGTATCGCCGCCGTCGGCCAGCTCCAGCTATTACAGCCGTTCTTCGGGCTTGGTCTGTCGGCTGTGCTTTTGCACGAAACCGTCAGCCCATTGATGCTGGCGGTGACTCTGGGGGTGGTGCTGTGCGTTATGGGTTCGCGCAAATTTAGCCGCTAG
- a CDS encoding PLP-dependent aminotransferase family protein — MIRHLLHVDFDPRRGLQEQVRETLINAILGGIFSADTPLPSCRQLASQLRVSRNTTALVFEGLVNEGYLVSRPRSGYYLHTDYQHADPSTVTETAPQDAGSAPRWGTRLQITPSQQESILKPAGWMNYRYPFIYGQPDTRQFPLATWRSAANWLHGGVRDPAWVVDHIDQDVPMLIEQIRTRVLPKRGIVASPDEILITLGSQNALYLLTRLLLSSKTRVGVENPCFREAINTFLLADTDIVPHPVDQQGIVLNDASCDYYYVTPGHQVPTGVAMSKARRSQLLEHAACHDAVIIEDDYDSESNFMLNPLPALKASDRCGRVIYVSSLSKALSPGLRLGFMVADPDLIDEARALRRLVYRHPPTNIQYQMAHFLAQGHYETHLRRYHHDSARRWERLNNALQQHLPECRIIPGSEHANAFWLATPEQINTQQLTWRAAHAGVLIEPGARHFLSDAPPDNFFRMGFHAIHPDAIEQGVEVLRGQLAQMG, encoded by the coding sequence ATGATCCGCCACCTGTTACACGTTGATTTCGACCCGCGCCGCGGTTTGCAGGAGCAGGTGCGCGAAACGCTGATTAACGCCATTCTGGGCGGCATCTTCTCCGCCGACACGCCGCTCCCCTCCTGCCGCCAGCTGGCCAGCCAGCTGCGGGTCTCGCGCAATACCACGGCGCTGGTGTTTGAGGGGCTGGTTAACGAGGGATATCTGGTGAGCCGCCCGCGCAGCGGTTATTACCTGCATACGGATTATCAGCACGCAGATCCCTCCACGGTAACGGAAACTGCACCGCAGGACGCGGGTTCTGCACCACGCTGGGGCACGCGGCTGCAAATTACCCCCAGTCAGCAGGAGTCGATTCTCAAACCGGCCGGCTGGATGAACTACCGCTACCCGTTTATCTACGGTCAGCCCGATACCCGCCAGTTTCCGCTGGCGACCTGGCGCTCGGCGGCTAACTGGCTGCACGGCGGAGTGCGCGATCCGGCGTGGGTGGTCGATCATATCGACCAGGACGTACCGATGCTGATTGAACAAATCCGCACCCGGGTCCTCCCCAAGCGCGGCATTGTCGCCTCACCGGACGAGATCCTGATTACTCTCGGTTCGCAAAACGCACTCTATCTGCTGACCCGCCTGCTGCTGTCGTCAAAGACGCGAGTCGGCGTAGAGAATCCCTGCTTTCGCGAGGCCATTAACACTTTTCTGCTCGCCGATACCGATATCGTGCCGCATCCGGTGGATCAACAGGGGATCGTCCTCAACGATGCGTCATGCGATTACTACTACGTGACTCCCGGCCACCAGGTGCCGACCGGCGTGGCGATGAGCAAAGCGCGCCGCAGCCAGCTGCTGGAGCATGCCGCGTGCCATGATGCGGTGATTATTGAGGACGATTACGACTCTGAAAGTAACTTTATGCTCAACCCGCTGCCGGCGCTGAAGGCCAGCGATCGCTGCGGGCGAGTGATCTACGTGAGCAGCCTGTCAAAGGCGCTCTCGCCGGGCCTGCGGCTGGGCTTTATGGTCGCCGACCCGGACCTGATTGACGAAGCAAGGGCGCTGCGGCGGCTGGTATATCGCCACCCGCCGACCAATATTCAGTATCAGATGGCGCATTTTCTTGCCCAGGGGCACTATGAAACGCACCTGCGGCGCTACCATCACGACTCGGCCCGGCGCTGGGAGCGCCTCAACAACGCGCTGCAGCAGCATCTGCCGGAATGCCGAATCATCCCCGGCAGCGAACACGCCAATGCCTTCTGGCTGGCCACCCCGGAACAAATCAACACCCAGCAGCTGACCTGGCGCGCCGCCCACGCCGGGGTACTGATTGAGCCCGGCGCGCGGCATTTTCTCAGCGACGCGCCGCCGGATAACTTCTTCCGTATGGGCTTCCACGCCATTCACCCCGACGCCATCGAACAAGGCGTGGAAGTGCTGCGCGGTCAGCTGGCGCAGATGGGCTAG
- a CDS encoding PLP-dependent aminotransferase family protein, protein MKARYKAVVDSYAQAIRSGQIAAGTRLPTHRTLAADERISLATATRVYRELEAMGLVSGETGRGTFVRDISLPPGHGIDQQVVAADVVDLNFNYPTLAEQGDALREVLRQLAMAGDIDSHLRYQPHAGRSVEREIIARHLTASGFAPEPENVLIVNGAQHGLAVTVMGLLRPGDVVAVDALTYSGFKVLAALYHLELAAIPCRADRPDLHALHILCQQRRVRAVYTMPTLHNPLGWVLDTHQRQRLADLARQHDLLIIEDAAYARLVSHPPPPVVSHAPERTIYVTGFSKTVATGLRVGAVICPSRYRPEIERAIRATTWNTPSLMSSLICAWIEDGTVERFETQKRQDARQRQLIAREVLGALPIVSHADSYFVWLPLGEESRADRLAKTLMDHRISVSTAEPFCVAANVPQALRIALGSVPVDSLRAALLSVREAVEFEQYR, encoded by the coding sequence ATGAAAGCCCGATACAAAGCCGTTGTCGATAGTTACGCGCAGGCGATCCGCAGCGGACAGATAGCCGCCGGAACCCGTCTGCCCACGCATCGTACCCTTGCCGCCGATGAGAGGATCTCGCTGGCTACGGCCACCCGCGTCTATCGTGAGCTGGAGGCGATGGGGCTGGTCAGCGGCGAAACCGGACGTGGAACCTTCGTGCGGGATATCTCTCTGCCGCCCGGGCACGGCATCGATCAGCAGGTGGTCGCTGCCGATGTTGTGGATCTCAACTTCAATTATCCTACGCTGGCGGAGCAGGGAGATGCGCTGCGCGAGGTGCTCAGGCAGCTGGCGATGGCGGGAGATATTGACTCCCATCTGCGCTATCAACCCCATGCCGGGCGGAGCGTCGAGCGCGAAATTATCGCTCGCCATTTGACCGCCAGCGGGTTTGCGCCGGAGCCTGAGAATGTACTGATCGTCAATGGCGCTCAGCACGGGCTGGCGGTCACCGTCATGGGGCTTTTACGTCCGGGCGACGTGGTGGCGGTGGATGCGCTCACCTACTCGGGCTTCAAGGTTCTGGCGGCCCTGTATCATCTGGAGCTTGCGGCGATCCCCTGTCGCGCGGACAGGCCGGATCTGCATGCGCTTCACATATTGTGCCAGCAGCGGCGCGTTCGGGCGGTTTATACCATGCCGACGCTGCACAATCCGCTGGGCTGGGTGCTTGACACACACCAGCGGCAGAGACTGGCAGACCTCGCTCGTCAGCACGACCTGCTCATTATTGAAGATGCCGCCTACGCCAGGCTGGTCAGCCATCCGCCGCCGCCGGTAGTCAGCCACGCGCCGGAAAGAACGATCTATGTCACCGGTTTTTCGAAAACCGTCGCCACCGGGCTGCGCGTGGGGGCGGTTATCTGTCCATCCCGCTATCGGCCTGAGATTGAGCGCGCCATCCGGGCTACGACGTGGAATACGCCTTCGCTGATGAGTTCGCTGATCTGCGCCTGGATTGAAGATGGCACGGTTGAGCGCTTTGAAACGCAGAAACGACAGGACGCACGGCAGCGGCAGCTGATTGCCCGCGAGGTTCTTGGTGCGCTTCCCATAGTGAGCCATGCGGATTCGTATTTTGTCTGGCTGCCTCTGGGGGAAGAGAGCCGGGCCGATCGGCTGGCGAAAACGCTAATGGATCACCGTATTTCGGTGTCGACCGCCGAGCCGTTCTGCGTTGCCGCGAACGTACCGCAGGCGCTGCGCATCGCTCTCGGATCGGTTCCTGTCGATAGCCTGCGCGCGGCGCTGCTTAGCGTTCGCGAAGCCGTTGAGTTTGAGCAATACCGCTAG
- a CDS encoding transporter substrate-binding domain-containing protein → MNKSLGSICLGAIMAMAFSYHAAAADLAEIEKTGTLKVATEDDYAPFNFMNNGQADGFNKDMLDELRKYAKFNVDQSILPWTGLLAAVSTGQYDMALTGAVITDDRLKVFDFTPPWASAQHYFVKRAGDNSLNTIAELSGKKVGVQAGSALLARLPELKAMLEKTGGKLGPVVEYPSYPEAYADLANKRLDYVINVVISVNDLAKARPKVFAKGLAVSGPGYMAWPIPKNSPQLLAYMTKFMNHMKETGKLAELQKKWFGETYDDLPTEAITSPEQFHKLAGL, encoded by the coding sequence ATGAACAAATCATTAGGTTCAATTTGTCTGGGCGCCATCATGGCGATGGCCTTTTCTTATCACGCAGCAGCTGCCGACCTTGCGGAAATAGAAAAAACCGGCACCCTCAAAGTCGCGACCGAAGATGATTACGCGCCTTTTAACTTTATGAATAACGGCCAGGCGGATGGCTTCAACAAAGATATGCTCGATGAATTACGCAAATACGCGAAATTCAACGTCGACCAGAGCATTCTGCCGTGGACCGGATTATTGGCGGCGGTCTCCACCGGGCAATACGACATGGCGTTAACCGGCGCGGTGATTACCGATGACCGTCTCAAAGTCTTTGATTTCACGCCGCCGTGGGCGTCAGCGCAGCACTATTTTGTTAAACGCGCGGGCGATAATTCCCTGAATACCATTGCTGAACTGAGCGGGAAAAAAGTGGGCGTTCAGGCGGGCAGCGCGCTGCTGGCAAGGCTGCCGGAACTGAAAGCGATGCTGGAGAAAACCGGCGGTAAGCTGGGGCCGGTGGTGGAGTATCCCTCCTATCCTGAAGCCTACGCCGACCTCGCCAACAAACGTCTGGACTACGTGATAAACGTGGTTATCTCGGTCAACGACCTGGCGAAGGCCAGGCCGAAGGTGTTCGCCAAAGGTCTGGCGGTATCCGGTCCGGGCTATATGGCATGGCCGATCCCGAAAAACTCGCCGCAGCTACTGGCCTATATGACCAAATTTATGAACCACATGAAGGAGACCGGCAAGCTCGCCGAGCTGCAGAAAAAGTGGTTTGGCGAAACCTATGACGACCTGCCGACCGAAGCGATTACCAGCCCGGAACAGTTTCATAAATTAGCCGGGCTGTAA
- a CDS encoding ABC transporter ATP-binding protein: MLHEAYVHIRDLRVEFRRDGQTVNAVNGVSFDVQKGEVMALIGESGSGKSVTLRALMRLHPPKSSVLSGTLRVGEEDVLKMSAGQLRRYRGARCAMIFQEPLLAFDPVYTVGQQIVEGLRRHEGLSRQAARERALEALRQVRIPSPERRLDAYPHEMSGGMRQRAMIALALSCDPQLLLADEPTTALDATVQIQILILLREQQKQRDLSIIFVTHDIGAAVEIADRVAVMYAGRIVEEASIEEILYRPRHPYTQVLLGSRPKEGLKKGDVLHCIPGSPPDLSRLPPGCAFADRCPHARPACAQSQPATEQAGPRHVVNCHRWRELSASVENQALYA; this comes from the coding sequence ATGTTGCATGAAGCTTATGTCCATATCCGCGACCTGCGGGTGGAGTTTCGCCGCGACGGCCAGACGGTCAACGCGGTTAACGGCGTCTCCTTTGATGTACAAAAAGGCGAAGTGATGGCGCTGATCGGCGAATCTGGCTCCGGGAAAAGCGTCACCCTGCGCGCCCTGATGCGCCTGCATCCGCCGAAAAGCAGCGTGCTTTCCGGTACCCTGAGGGTTGGGGAAGAGGATGTGTTGAAGATGAGCGCCGGGCAGCTGCGGCGCTACCGCGGCGCACGCTGCGCGATGATTTTCCAGGAGCCGCTGCTGGCCTTCGACCCGGTCTATACCGTGGGCCAGCAGATTGTCGAAGGGCTGCGTCGCCATGAAGGCCTGTCGCGCCAGGCGGCGCGGGAAAGGGCGCTGGAGGCGCTGCGCCAGGTACGCATTCCGAGCCCCGAGCGGCGGCTGGATGCTTACCCGCACGAGATGTCCGGCGGAATGCGCCAGCGGGCGATGATTGCCCTCGCGCTCTCCTGCGATCCGCAGCTGCTGCTGGCGGATGAGCCAACCACCGCGCTGGATGCCACGGTGCAAATCCAGATCCTGATCCTGCTGCGTGAGCAGCAAAAGCAGCGCGATCTGTCGATCATTTTTGTGACCCACGATATCGGCGCGGCGGTGGAGATCGCCGATCGGGTGGCGGTAATGTACGCCGGGCGCATCGTGGAAGAGGCGTCGATTGAGGAGATTCTGTATCGTCCGCGCCATCCTTACACCCAGGTGCTGCTGGGCAGCCGGCCGAAAGAGGGGTTGAAAAAGGGCGACGTGCTGCACTGTATCCCCGGCTCGCCGCCGGATCTCTCGCGGCTGCCGCCCGGCTGCGCGTTTGCCGATCGCTGTCCGCACGCGCGCCCCGCCTGTGCGCAGAGCCAGCCGGCTACCGAACAGGCCGGGCCGCGTCACGTGGTGAACTGCCATCGCTGGCGTGAGCTGAGTGCGTCCGTTGAAAACCAGGCGCTGTACGCCTGA
- a CDS encoding Zn-dependent hydrolase — MSSDVLFTPITETSACRVNGTRLWDSLMTLAEIGATPKGGCCRLTLTDLDRQGRDLVISWAQAAGMSVTVDKIGNVFMRREGRNSALPPIVSGSHIDTQPTGGKFDGNYGVLAALEVVRTLNDREIETETPIEVVFWTNEEGSRFVPVMMGSGVFAGVFPLETIYAAKDADGKAVGEELARIGYIGSQTPGDHPIGAYFEAHIEQGPILEDEEKIIGIVQGVLGIRWYDCVVTGQESHAGPTPMRLRQDALQVATRIMQEVVAIAGRSEEGRGTVGMVQVYPNSRNVVPGEVTFSIDMRNLSDELVDEMDRQLRAFIAGVERESGLKVALKEVSHYPAAPFHPDCQAAIADAAQRLGYPAREIVSGAGHDAVYMSYLAPTGMIFIPCKDGISHNEIEYASPEHVEAGANVLLQVMLQYARVV, encoded by the coding sequence ATGAGCAGTGATGTCCTTTTTACCCCGATAACCGAAACTTCCGCCTGCCGGGTCAATGGCACACGCCTGTGGGATTCGCTGATGACGCTGGCGGAAATCGGCGCCACGCCGAAGGGCGGCTGCTGCCGTCTGACGCTGACCGATCTTGACCGCCAGGGACGGGATTTGGTGATTAGCTGGGCGCAGGCGGCCGGGATGAGCGTCACCGTCGATAAAATCGGCAACGTATTTATGCGCCGGGAAGGGCGTAATTCGGCGCTGCCGCCGATTGTCTCCGGCAGCCATATTGACACCCAGCCGACCGGCGGCAAATTTGACGGTAACTATGGCGTGCTGGCGGCGCTGGAGGTGGTACGAACCCTGAACGATCGGGAGATTGAAACCGAAACGCCGATTGAAGTGGTGTTCTGGACCAATGAAGAGGGGTCGCGCTTTGTACCGGTGATGATGGGTTCCGGGGTATTTGCCGGGGTATTCCCGCTGGAGACCATCTACGCCGCAAAGGATGCGGACGGTAAAGCCGTGGGCGAGGAGCTGGCGCGCATCGGCTATATCGGCAGCCAGACGCCGGGCGACCATCCGATTGGCGCCTACTTTGAAGCGCATATTGAACAGGGGCCGATTCTTGAAGATGAAGAGAAAATTATCGGCATTGTGCAGGGCGTGCTGGGGATCCGCTGGTATGACTGCGTGGTGACCGGCCAGGAGTCCCACGCCGGACCGACGCCGATGCGCCTGCGTCAGGACGCTTTGCAGGTGGCGACCCGCATTATGCAGGAGGTGGTGGCGATTGCCGGGCGCAGCGAGGAAGGGCGCGGTACGGTAGGGATGGTGCAGGTCTATCCGAACAGCCGCAACGTGGTGCCGGGAGAGGTGACGTTTTCGATTGATATGCGCAACCTTAGCGACGAGCTGGTGGATGAGATGGACCGTCAGCTGCGGGCGTTTATCGCCGGGGTCGAGCGGGAGAGCGGCCTGAAGGTGGCGTTAAAAGAGGTGAGCCACTATCCGGCGGCGCCGTTCCACCCGGATTGCCAGGCGGCGATCGCTGACGCCGCGCAGCGGCTGGGGTATCCCGCGCGGGAGATTGTCTCCGGCGCCGGACACGACGCGGTGTATATGAGCTATCTGGCGCCGACCGGGATGATTTTTATCCCCTGTAAGGACGGGATCAGCCACAACGAAATTGAATATGCGTCGCCGGAGCACGTGGAAGCCGGCGCGAACGTGCTGCTGCAGGTGATGCTGCAGTACGCGCGGGTAGTGTAA